The sequence below is a genomic window from Granulicatella elegans.
TCCCCTCTTAACTTAATGAGCCCTACTGTATATAAATTTGCATATGGGAATTGAGATTCAGCAACTTCTTGTAGTGCTACTAATTTTTCTGCATTTTCAGCCCCATATTGACGACTATCACTATATAAAGCCAAAATTGGAATACCCGCTTGATACGCAATTCCAATCTCACTAGCAACTCCTGCATCAATAATAGCTCCATCTAAAATGGCAATGACTAATTCTGCATCTAATAAAGCATCTGTATCATATCTAGCAATCATTGTTGAATCTGCAAAAGAATTTTTATCATTAATCGCCATTTGTTCTTGCGGAAGATAAACTTCCAATTGCGGATATTCTTCTCGAATTCGTTTGACAAAACTTTCGTTAAAAGCTAATTCCATTTCTGAAAATAATGGACTGGCAAAATAAATTTTTTTCATAGCGCTTCTCTCCTATAGCAAATTAAAGTCTATCTTATTGATATAAAGCATCTACACGTGCTTGAACTTCATCATTTTCTAAGAATTCATCATATGTTGATTCTAGACGATCCACAACACCTTTAGGTCCGATTTCAATAATACGGTTTGCTGTTGTTTGAATAAACTCATGGTCATGACTTGAGAATAATAATGAACCTTTGAAGGCAATTAACCCATCATTTAATGCTGTAATGGATTCTAAGTCTAAGTGGTTTGTTGGGTCATCTAATAATAAGACATTTGCTTTTGATAGCATTAATTTAGATAACATACAACGAACTTTTTCTCCACCTGAAAGAACTGTTACTTGTTTCATAACATCGTCTCCAGAGAATAACATACGACCTAAGAAGCTACGTAAGAATGTATTATCTTGTTCTTCAACCGGTGCATATTGACGTAACCATTCTAAAATATTTAATTGAGGATTTGAGAATTCTTCCGTCATATCTTTTGGTAAGTATGCTTGGCTAGTTGTTACTCCCCATTTGAATGTACCGCTATCTGCTTCCATTTCTCCTGTTAAAATTTTGAATAATGTTGTCATCGCAATATCCGAACGACTTAAGAAAGCAACTTTATCATCTTTTTTCAATTGGAAGCTAACATTTTCAAAAATCACTTCGCCATCAATAGTTTTTGATAACCCTTCAACCATTAATAAATCATTTCCAATTTCTCTTGCAGGAGTAAATCCAACGAATGGATATTTACGGCTAGATGGTTGAATATCATCTAATGTAATTTTATCTAACATTTTTTTACGAGATGTCGCTTGTTTTGATTTAGAAGCATTCGCAGAGAAACGAGCGATAAACTCTTGTAATTCTTTAATTTTTTCTTCTTTTTTAGCATTTTGGTCTGCCATTAATTTAGCTGCTAATTGACTTGAATGTAACCAGAAATCATAGTTCCCTACGAATAATTTAATTTTACCAAAGTCAACGTCAGCCATATGAGTACATACTTTGTTTAAGAAGTGACGGTCATGAGAAACAACGATAACAGTATTTTCAAAATTAATTAAAAATTCTTCTAACCATGCGATTGATTTAGCATCTAAACCGTTTGTAGGCTCGTCTAGTAGTAATACATCAGGTTTACCAAATAATGCTTGAGCTAATAATACCTTAACTTTTTCAGCTTCCACTAATTCACTCATCAATTTGTAGTGTAAGTCTTCTGTAATTCCTAAACCTTGTAATAATTGTGAAGCATCACTTTCCGCTTCCCAACCATTTAATTCTGCGAACTCTCCTTCAAGTTCAGCCGCACGAATTCCATCTTCATCAGAAAAATCTTCTTTCATGTAGATGGCATCTTTTTCTTTCATAATATCAAATAATTGTTTATGCCCCATAATAACAGTATCGATAACCCGTTCATCTTCAAAAGCGAAGTGATCTTGTTTTAAGACTGTTAAACGTTCATGAGGATCTAAAATAACTTCTCCTGTTGTTGGTTGTAATTCACCAGACAAGATTTTTAAAAATGTAGATTTACCCGCACCATTTGCACCAATAACTCCGTAACAGTTGCCAGGTGTGAATGTAATATTTACTTCGTCAAATAATTTACGATCTGAAAATAATAAACTTACGTTTGAAACTTTTAACATGAAATTCTCCTTTTAATAACAGTTTTATCCTTATTGATTGTACTATAATTGTCTATAAATAACAATGAATCACTAAAAAAGATGACACCAAGGCATCATCTTCTCATCAGTTTATTCTGTCACGACCACGGGACGTGCTAATTT
It includes:
- a CDS encoding nucleoside 2-deoxyribosyltransferase; its protein translation is MKKIYFASPLFSEMELAFNESFVKRIREEYPQLEVYLPQEQMAINDKNSFADSTMIARYDTDALLDAELVIAILDGAIIDAGVASEIGIAYQAGIPILALYSDSRQYGAENAEKLVALQEVAESQFPYANLYTVGLIKLRGEVFSSTQELLEALPAYMMA
- a CDS encoding ABC-F family ATP-binding cassette domain-containing protein translates to MLKVSNVSLLFSDRKLFDEVNITFTPGNCYGVIGANGAGKSTFLKILSGELQPTTGEVILDPHERLTVLKQDHFAFEDERVIDTVIMGHKQLFDIMKEKDAIYMKEDFSDEDGIRAAELEGEFAELNGWEAESDASQLLQGLGITEDLHYKLMSELVEAEKVKVLLAQALFGKPDVLLLDEPTNGLDAKSIAWLEEFLINFENTVIVVSHDRHFLNKVCTHMADVDFGKIKLFVGNYDFWLHSSQLAAKLMADQNAKKEEKIKELQEFIARFSANASKSKQATSRKKMLDKITLDDIQPSSRKYPFVGFTPAREIGNDLLMVEGLSKTIDGEVIFENVSFQLKKDDKVAFLSRSDIAMTTLFKILTGEMEADSGTFKWGVTTSQAYLPKDMTEEFSNPQLNILEWLRQYAPVEEQDNTFLRSFLGRMLFSGDDVMKQVTVLSGGEKVRCMLSKLMLSKANVLLLDDPTNHLDLESITALNDGLIAFKGSLLFSSHDHEFIQTTANRIIEIGPKGVVDRLESTYDEFLENDEVQARVDALYQ